One Antarctobacter heliothermus DNA segment encodes these proteins:
- a CDS encoding cation:proton antiporter yields the protein MDVDPFFGFETYHLTLTVVGFLVILALWVPRLVSSREPAYAPMLILFGAVAALTIPGLPTPPDPRSSPLPWEVIAEITVIVALFAAGLRVDRLRPWGKWLPTMRLLLVAMPLTIAAVACLGVFLGGLTAGGAVLLAAVLAPTDPVLAADVQIAPPHEGNEHPVRFSLTTEAALNDGLAFPFVYLGLIVMAQGLNPDSWGPHWVMEDVIYRITVGTVMGCAGGWLLGQILFNLPKRTRLADTGSGVIAMAGVFLCYGSTELAEGYGFIAVATMGLSLRRVESEHEYHRHLHDFSESIEHALTALLLIALGAVLPALSADLDWSHVAIALLLILVVRPLAGWVSLTGCKLARQERAIVAIFGVRGIGSIYYLAFATSHTNHDSLSDLWIITALTIFLSTILHGFSVGWSMQKIGR from the coding sequence ATGGACGTTGACCCGTTCTTCGGCTTCGAAACATATCATCTGACACTGACGGTCGTCGGATTTCTCGTCATCCTTGCCCTTTGGGTTCCAAGGCTCGTATCTTCTCGTGAACCGGCCTACGCCCCTATGCTGATCCTGTTTGGTGCTGTGGCTGCCCTGACAATACCCGGATTGCCCACACCGCCTGATCCGCGCAGTAGCCCGCTGCCGTGGGAGGTCATTGCCGAGATCACCGTCATCGTGGCGCTGTTTGCGGCGGGCTTACGGGTGGACAGGCTTCGACCGTGGGGAAAATGGCTTCCGACCATGCGGCTGCTTCTCGTTGCAATGCCGTTGACGATCGCGGCGGTTGCCTGTCTGGGCGTGTTCCTGGGTGGATTGACAGCAGGCGGTGCCGTTCTGCTCGCTGCCGTACTGGCCCCCACGGACCCGGTTCTTGCTGCCGACGTCCAGATCGCACCACCTCATGAGGGAAACGAGCACCCGGTGCGCTTTTCCCTGACCACAGAGGCCGCCTTAAACGACGGGTTGGCGTTTCCTTTTGTCTATCTTGGCCTGATCGTCATGGCACAGGGGTTAAACCCGGATTCGTGGGGCCCGCATTGGGTGATGGAAGACGTGATTTATCGGATCACTGTCGGAACCGTGATGGGCTGCGCCGGGGGATGGCTGTTGGGGCAGATCCTGTTCAATCTGCCCAAACGCACCCGCCTGGCCGACACCGGATCTGGGGTAATTGCGATGGCAGGGGTGTTTCTATGCTACGGCTCAACCGAATTGGCGGAAGGCTACGGGTTCATCGCTGTGGCCACGATGGGCCTGTCGCTCAGACGTGTCGAAAGCGAGCATGAATACCATCGGCATCTGCACGATTTCTCGGAATCCATCGAACACGCCCTGACCGCTCTGTTGTTGATCGCGCTTGGCGCCGTACTGCCTGCCCTGTCGGCCGATCTGGACTGGAGCCATGTCGCCATTGCGCTCCTGCTTATTCTGGTCGTTCGGCCGTTGGCTGGTTGGGTATCGTTGACAGGATGCAAACTCGCCCGACAGGAACGTGCGATCGTCGCAATCTTCGGCGTGCGTGGGATCGGATCAATTTACTATCTGGCTTTTGCCACGAGCCACACCAACCACGATAGCCTGTCCGATCTTTGGATCATAACGGCGCTGACGATCTTTCTATCGACCATCCTGCACGGCTTCTCGGTGGGATGGAGCATGCAAAAGATCGGCAGGTGA
- a CDS encoding DUF421 domain-containing protein gives MFFEAPVVDAIAKGALLSGIGLAWIIVLVRIVGLRSFSKLTNFDFVMTIAMGSLLAGSSQSQEWIGFLQTVTAMACLFAVQYSVSRLRRWSPRLDSQVENTPVLLVKDGAVQHDTLRATRVAEEDLMAKLREANALHLSSVRAAVLETTGNISVLYGERMDEALLKGVAPVKHGR, from the coding sequence ATGTTTTTTGAAGCACCCGTCGTCGACGCTATTGCCAAAGGTGCATTGCTGAGCGGGATCGGGCTTGCCTGGATCATAGTGCTGGTTCGCATCGTCGGGCTGCGGTCGTTCTCCAAATTGACCAATTTTGATTTTGTCATGACAATCGCCATGGGGTCGCTCCTTGCGGGATCATCGCAATCACAAGAATGGATCGGCTTTTTGCAGACAGTGACGGCGATGGCCTGCCTGTTCGCCGTTCAATATTCGGTCTCCCGGCTTCGAAGATGGTCACCGCGTCTAGACTCGCAGGTTGAGAATACGCCGGTCCTGCTCGTGAAAGATGGTGCTGTACAGCACGATACCTTGCGGGCAACCCGCGTGGCCGAGGAGGATCTGATGGCAAAACTGCGCGAAGCGAACGCGCTTCATTTGTCCTCTGTTCGTGCCGCGGTGCTGGAAACGACTGGCAATATCTCGGTGCTCTACGGTGAACGGATGGACGAGGCGCTGTTGAAAGGTGTTGCCCCGGTGAAACATGGACGTTGA
- the recJ gene encoding single-stranded-DNA-specific exonuclease RecJ — MSYLGVESSLTGRRWVGPGPEETRQAESLVQRTGRAHALCAVLARLGVTAEDVDDYLAPTLRALLPDPRSLKDMETAAARFLQAVSRRERIAIFADYDVDGGTSAALLIDWLRQMGQRATLYVPDRIDEGYGPNVPAMRKLAEAHDLIICVDCGTLSHDPIAAAKGVAEVIVLDHHLGGETLPDALAVVNPNRQDEDGALAHLCAAAVVFLMLVESGRQLRDAGTKGPDLMAALDLVALATVADVAPLKGVNRAFVHQGLRSMARRARPGLVALSDVARLERAPAAYHLGYVLGPRVNAGGRIGKADLGARLLACDNPVEAQAMAEQLDLLNTERREIEGAVREAALAQAEARGLDMPLVWAAKEGWHPGVVGIVASRLKEQTGRPSIVIGFDGDEGKGSGRSVPGVDLGAAIQRLAAEGLLVKGGGHKMAAGLTVMRDQLEPAMARLSELLERQGAGQGGAADLRVDGLLMPGAASVELVELLESAGPFGAAVPGPRFVLPDMQIRYVKRVGSAHLKLTVSDGIGASLDAILFSAFDGPLGPALESHRGARFHLAGKLDINFWQGRSTVQLRLDDAAPAARTA, encoded by the coding sequence TTGTCCTATCTGGGGGTGGAGAGCAGTCTGACCGGGCGGCGCTGGGTGGGTCCAGGCCCGGAAGAGACGCGGCAGGCCGAGAGTTTGGTACAGCGGACAGGGCGTGCCCACGCTCTTTGCGCCGTGCTGGCGCGTTTGGGTGTGACGGCAGAGGACGTTGACGACTATCTGGCGCCGACATTGCGGGCGCTCTTGCCTGATCCGCGTTCCCTTAAGGACATGGAAACTGCGGCGGCGCGGTTCTTGCAGGCCGTGTCCCGGCGCGAGCGGATTGCCATCTTTGCCGACTATGACGTGGATGGGGGCACCTCGGCGGCGCTGCTGATCGACTGGCTGCGGCAAATGGGACAGCGGGCGACCTTGTATGTGCCCGATCGGATCGACGAAGGCTATGGGCCAAACGTCCCCGCAATGCGGAAACTGGCCGAGGCGCATGACCTGATCATTTGCGTGGATTGCGGAACACTGTCGCATGACCCGATTGCCGCGGCCAAGGGGGTGGCAGAAGTGATCGTGCTGGACCACCACCTTGGGGGGGAGACTCTGCCAGATGCGCTGGCGGTCGTGAATCCCAACCGTCAGGACGAAGATGGGGCGCTGGCGCATCTGTGCGCCGCTGCGGTGGTGTTCTTGATGCTGGTCGAGTCTGGTCGGCAATTGCGCGACGCGGGAACAAAGGGCCCAGACCTGATGGCCGCGCTGGATCTTGTGGCGCTGGCCACAGTGGCAGATGTGGCACCGCTCAAAGGTGTGAACCGCGCTTTTGTGCATCAGGGGTTGCGGAGTATGGCGCGCCGGGCGCGGCCCGGACTGGTGGCACTGTCAGATGTGGCCCGGCTGGAACGCGCGCCTGCGGCGTATCATTTGGGCTATGTTCTGGGGCCGCGTGTCAATGCGGGTGGCCGGATCGGGAAGGCGGATCTAGGTGCTCGGTTGCTGGCCTGTGACAACCCGGTCGAGGCACAGGCCATGGCCGAACAGCTGGATTTGCTCAACACCGAACGGCGCGAGATCGAGGGGGCCGTTCGCGAGGCTGCATTGGCGCAGGCGGAGGCGCGCGGGTTGGACATGCCATTGGTCTGGGCGGCAAAGGAAGGCTGGCACCCCGGTGTCGTGGGTATTGTCGCCTCGCGTCTGAAAGAGCAGACAGGGCGTCCCTCAATTGTGATCGGATTTGACGGCGACGAGGGCAAAGGCTCGGGGCGTTCGGTGCCGGGCGTTGACCTTGGCGCCGCGATCCAGCGGCTGGCGGCCGAAGGGTTGCTGGTCAAGGGGGGCGGGCACAAGATGGCCGCCGGGCTGACCGTGATGCGCGATCAGCTGGAACCCGCGATGGCGCGCCTGTCCGAACTGCTGGAGCGGCAGGGCGCAGGGCAGGGCGGTGCTGCGGATTTGCGGGTTGATGGCCTGTTGATGCCCGGCGCGGCCAGCGTTGAACTGGTCGAACTGTTGGAAAGCGCCGGACCGTTCGGGGCGGCGGTGCCGGGGCCGCGTTTTGTGCTGCCGGACATGCAGATCCGCTATGTCAAGAGGGTGGGCAGCGCGCATCTCAAGCTGACAGTTTCAGACGGAATTGGGGCCTCGCTGGATGCAATTCTGTTTTCCGCGTTTGACGGCCCGTTGGGACCGGCTTTGGAGTCCCATCGCGGCGCGCGCTTTCACCTTGCCGGCAAGCTGGACATCAATTTCTGGCAGGGTCGATCTACGGTGCAATTGCGCCTTGACGATGCTGCTCCGGCGGCGCGGACCGCGTGA
- the glpX gene encoding class II fructose-bisphosphatase gives MSTPIDFNDRMLSLGLARVAEQAAIASADWIGRGDEKAADQAAVNAMREQLNKLDIKGVVVIGEGERDEAPMLYIGEEVGNGNGPGVDIALDPLEGTTLTAKDMPNALTVIAMGPRGSMLHAPDVYMDKLAVGPGYPEGVVTLDMSPAERVAALAAAKGCLPSDITVCILERPRHEEMIVEVRATGASIRLITDGDVAGVMHCAEPHLTGIDMYMGSGGAPEGVLAAAALKCMGGQIYGRLLFRNDDERGRAAKAGITNLDKVYTRDEMVTADVIFAATGVTGGTLLPGIKREVGWITTETLLMRSKTGSVRRMNYRNPFNPQG, from the coding sequence ATGTCCACCCCAATTGATTTCAATGACCGAATGCTTTCCCTGGGCCTTGCCCGCGTGGCCGAACAGGCCGCCATTGCCAGCGCTGACTGGATCGGGCGCGGGGATGAGAAAGCCGCAGATCAGGCCGCTGTCAACGCCATGCGCGAGCAGCTCAACAAACTGGATATCAAAGGCGTCGTGGTGATCGGCGAGGGGGAGCGCGACGAAGCCCCCATGCTGTATATCGGCGAAGAAGTGGGCAACGGCAACGGCCCCGGCGTGGACATTGCGCTGGACCCGCTGGAAGGCACAACACTGACCGCCAAGGACATGCCCAACGCGCTGACCGTGATTGCCATGGGACCGCGCGGGTCGATGTTGCACGCGCCGGATGTCTATATGGATAAGCTGGCCGTCGGACCGGGTTATCCCGAAGGCGTCGTGACGCTGGACATGTCGCCCGCAGAACGGGTCGCGGCGCTGGCGGCGGCCAAGGGCTGTTTGCCGTCCGACATCACCGTCTGCATTCTGGAGCGTCCCCGGCATGAAGAGATGATCGTCGAGGTCCGCGCCACTGGCGCGTCGATCCGTCTGATCACCGACGGCGATGTGGCCGGCGTGATGCATTGCGCCGAGCCGCATCTGACCGGCATCGACATGTACATGGGATCCGGCGGGGCACCCGAAGGCGTGCTGGCGGCTGCGGCACTTAAGTGCATGGGCGGTCAGATCTACGGACGTCTATTGTTCCGCAACGACGATGAACGCGGACGCGCAGCCAAGGCCGGAATCACCAATCTGGACAAGGTTTATACGCGCGACGAGATGGTGACGGCGGATGTGATCTTTGCCGCGACCGGGGTTACGGGCGGAACATTGTTGCCCGGCATCAAGCGCGAAGTCGGCTGGATCACCACCGAGACTTTGCTGATGCGGTCCAAGACCGGATCGGTGCGGCGTATGAACTATCGTAACCCGTTCAACCCGCAGGGTTGA